One part of the Salvelinus sp. IW2-2015 linkage group LG28, ASM291031v2, whole genome shotgun sequence genome encodes these proteins:
- the taar1b gene encoding trace amine-associated receptor 1b, whose translation MDFSNTSNLNSTVKSQTLFCYESLSGSCVRFARPLSVQIPMFTSMVLAILVTVIGNLLVITSIAHFKQLQTSVNQLLVSLAVCDLLLGVFVMPCSAVRSVQGCWYLGGFLCKLHTSTDIMLSTSSIFHLSFISIDRYFAVCRPLSYRLIITNNTVLIMITTSWLVPAIFSYGMIFPEINLKGREDFYETHVKCIGGCQVFFSPVAAVVXSSFXFYIPGXILICIYSKIYWVARAQARSIKDLSRQFKEADSGRRERRGANILAIVVGVFLICWSPFSLCLIIDPFIQYSIPPLLGDTLVWFGYLNSAFNPIVYAFFYTWFRRALRIIISGHIFRRGSCRFRLYSE comes from the coding sequence ATGGACTTCTCAAATACTTCGAACCTCAACAGCACTGTGAAATCACAGACTCTTTTCTGCTACGAGTCTTTGAGTGGATCGTGTGTGAGGTTTGCTCGACCCCTGAGCGTTCAGATTCCGATGTTCACATCGATGGTGTTGGCCATACTGGTGACTGTTATTGGGAACCTTCTGGTCATCACCTCCATTGCACACTTCAAGCAGCTCCAAACCTCCGTAAACCAACTGCTCGTCTCCCTGGCTGTGTGTGACCTCCTTCTGGGAGTGTTTGTAATGCCGTGCAGTGCTGTGCGCTCTGTCCAGGGCTGTTGGTACCTAGGAGGGTTTCTGTGTAAGCTCCACACCAGCACTGATATTATGCTGAGCACATCCTCCATCTTCCATCTATCCTTCATCTCCATTGACCGTTACTTTGCTGTCTGCAGGCCACTATCATACAGACTGATCATCACCAATAACACTGTATTGATCATGATCACCACCAGTTGGCTGGTCCCTGCCATTTTTTCTTATGGAATGATCTTCCCTGAGATCAATCTGAAAGGCAGGGAGGATTTCTATGAAACACATGTCAAGTGCATTGGAGGCTGTCAGGTGTTCTTTAGTCCAGTGGCRGCTGTAGTAGYATCCTCCTTCWGTTTTTACATCCCAGGCAYGATCTTGATTTGTATATATTCCAAGATATATTGGGTTGCCAGGGCTCAGGCCAGGTCCATTAAAGATTTATCTCGTCAGTTTAAAGAGGCAGACTCTGGACGTAGAGAAAGACGAGGGGCAAATATTCTGGCAATAGTAGTTGGAGTGTTTCTAATCTGCTGGAGTCCCTTTTCCTTGTGCCTCATCATTGACCCTTTCATACAGTACTCTATCCCCCCGCTGTTGGGGGATACCCTGGTTTGGTTTGGATATTTGAACTCTGCTTTTAACCCTATTGTCTATGCTTTCTTTTACACTTGGTTCAGGAGGGCCTTGAGAATCATCATCAGTGGTCACATCTTTCGCAGAGGTTCTTGTAGATTTAGATTGTATTCTGAGTAA